In one window of Mytilus trossulus isolate FHL-02 chromosome 7, PNRI_Mtr1.1.1.hap1, whole genome shotgun sequence DNA:
- the LOC134724567 gene encoding uncharacterized protein LOC134724567 gives MASASTATSSFTNYARLGCAAQSELPSVLQKLLTIKEPPHLLHSHVSTNKFLSRNLRAHEWKQITGVQSNGYSNLDISLCYKLIRNLNLVPPPTQGWDFPADPTPLELTVGDDIERVRRKRNEVLHRGNTLVTDQELTDYFTIFKSISGRLEIYLGTAKNEFVSTFEHLESCCMDIETEKMYLENLEILRKEENTFKEQISLVQNTVQMIAKQEQDLKITLNEHKMSIQSLDDDIKNTASKFKRGTETLAKVTEQHEQNIKTLEQSTSSQTLRIKLLEDATEKSGYETENLYAKTDDHEVKIENLEVSVDVHEIKIENLEDTTDEHQNMIGTLEELTDQHQGKIDTLVEQTNQHRDQIVEIEEHTTVHTEQIGTLKEITDTSNENIRTLNERTDIHQDKIGTLEVDNLKQEEKEQYIQNQEHHKKKKMESIYTAIDLAQEQYKNELELFQQASTEKAASNANIIDALTDQMFDAAEDMNLYESLSAEFNAFVENMKREMQDASDMALQRSKQHETHMSNLSRELQETMLDQPVLSDDYIALKTKDRSKGINNDAA, from the exons ATGGCTAGTGCATCTACAGCTACATCGTCATTTACCAATTATGCTCGTCTTGGGTGTGCAGCACAAAGTGAACTACCAAGCGTTCTTCAGAAGCTACTTACCATTAAAGAGCCACCTCACTTGTTGCATAGTCATGTTAGCACAAACAAATTTTTATCACGGAATTTAAGAGCACATGAATGGAAACAGATTACTGGTGTACAGTCAAATGGCTACAGTAATCTAGATATATCATTATGCTACAAGTTAATTCGAAATCTAAATTTGGTTCCTCCTCCAACTCAAGGGTGGGATTTCCCAGCAGACCCGACACCATTGGAGCTAACTGTTGGCGACGATATTGAGCGTGTTCGAAGGAAACGTAATGAAGTTCTTCACCGGGGCAATACATTGGTAACAGACCAGGAATTAACGGATTATTTTACAATCTTCAAATCCATATCCGGAAGGCTAGAAATATACCTAGGAACAGCAAAGAATGAGTTTGTGTCGACATTTGAGCATTTAGAATCATGTTGCATGGACATAGAAACAGAAAAGATGTATTTGGAAAATCTTGAAATACTTAGGAAAGaggaaaatacatttaaagaacaaatttcCCTGGTACAAAATACAGTTCAGATGATCGCAAAACAAG AACaagatttaaaaattacactgaACGAACATAAAATGAGTATTCAGTCACTTGACGACGACATAAAGAATACAGCAAGCAAATTCAAACGTGGGACAGAGACATTGGCAAAAGTTACAGAACAACACGAGCAGAACATTAAGACTTTAGAACAGAGTACCAGTTCACAAACCTTGAGAATCAAATTACTAGAAGATGCCACTGAAAAAAGTGGTTACGAGACTGAGAATTTATATGCTAAAACTGACGACCATGAagtcaaaatagaaaatttagaaGTTTCAGTTGATGTGCATGAAATAAAGATAGAAAACTTAGAAGACACAACAGATGAACATCAAAATATGATCGGAACATTAGAAGAACTCACAGACCAACACCAGGGAAAGATCGATACTTTGGTAGAACAGACGAATCAACACAGGGATCAAATAGTGGAGATAGAAGAACATACGACAGTACATACAGAACAGATAGGAACACTAAAAGAAATTACAGACacttcaaatgaaaatattagaACATTGAACGAAAGAACAGACATACATCAGGACAAGATAGGAACGTTAGAAGTGGACAATTTAAAACAGgaagaaaaag aacaGTACATTCAAAATCAGGAAcatcataaaaagaaaaagatggaGTCGATATATACTGCGATTGATTTGGCACAGGAACAATATAAAAACGAGTTAGAGCTTTTTCAACAAGCTTCTACTGAAAAGGCAGCCTCAAATGCAAATATAATAGACGCATTAACAGATCAAATGTTTGATGCAGCGGAAGACATGAATTTATATGAATCTCTTTCTGCGGAATTTAACGCATttgttgaaaatatgaaaagagAAATGCAAGACGCTTCTGATATGGCGCTGCAACGATCCAAACAGCATGAAACTCATATGTCAAATTTAAGTCGTGAACTTCAAGAGACAATGTTGGACCAACCAGTTTTGTCAGACGATTATATAGCGTTGAAAACAAAGGACAGATCAAAGg GTATTAACAATGATGCAGCATAA
- the LOC134726789 gene encoding short-chain collagen C4-like — protein sequence MANQILVCFVICCVQFSNGEEIDNKRLLLNDPDVSAARLLQMEKSIQKLTSTVQGLTRLVTTLNGTLQTVNAELAAEKMRTAQTTHGSTYVRWGRSRCPSNAEIVYSGYAAGNVYYEGSYYGGPSNTLCLPTDPELSNRTAPGSSYIYGTEYQENSFRTKSLDEDVPCAVCRNPNSSSSLMIPGRKTCYAGWQNEYNGYLASGCSTCKASSFVCVDVQPEYIPSGERNDNGHLLYMVGTKCGALPCPPYHDKLELYCVVCSK from the exons ATGGCAAACCAAATCCTAGTCTGTTTTGTAATATGTTGTGTTCAATTTTCGAATGGAgaagaaattgacaataaaagacTATTGCTGAATGATCCGGATGTTTCAGCAGCCAGACTACTTCAAATGGAGAAATCCATACAGAAACTTACATCGACTGTTCAAGGCTTGACACGTCTGGTTACAACTTTAAATGGTACCTTACAAACTGTGAACGCTGAGCTAGCTGCCGAAAAGATGAGGACGGCACAAACAA CCCATGGTTCAACGTATGTTCGATGGGGAAGAAGTAGATGTCCTTCAAATGCAGAAATAGTGTACTCAG GTTATGCTGCTGGGAACGTATACTACGAAGGTTCCTACTATGGAGGACCGTCTAATACACTGTGTCTCCCAACGGACCCTGAACTCAGTAATCGCACTGCACCTGGAAGTTCATATATATACGGTACAGAATACCAAGAAAACTCCTTTAGAACGAAATCTCTCGACGAGGATGTGCCATGCGCTGTTTGTCGCAATCCGAACAGTTCCTCCTCATTGATGATCCCTGGACGTAAAACTTGTTACGCTGGATGGCAAAATGAGTATAACGGATATTTAGCTTCAGGATGTTCTACGTGCAAGGCATCTTCATTTGTCTGCGTTGACGTTCAACCGGAATACATTCCGAGTGGAGAGCGCAACGACAACGGCCATCTCCTTTATATGGTTGGTACCAAATGTGGTGCACTTCCTTGTCCACCTTATCATGACAAACTTGAATTATATTGCGTTGTTTGTTCAAAATAA